In Pseudomonas saudiphocaensis, one DNA window encodes the following:
- a CDS encoding AAA family ATPase, whose protein sequence is MKILAIRLKNLASLAGDQVIDFTAEPLASAGLFAITGPTGAGKSTILDALCLALFGSTPRLDNVSPLNKVPDGDAEIGGGDERNLLRRGCGSGYAEVDFVGVDGHRYRARWEVKRAREKVDGRLQASSQSLQDLDSGQLLASGKKREFKELLETRLGLTLAQFTRAVLLAQSEFSAFLKADDNERGTLLEKLTDTGLYSRLGQAAFEAAKQAKEKLTQLEQQLGGLQPLEPEARQALEARYDEQQGELKAVQQQLKALEQQRQWLTDLTRLQAERDGTQAQLQEAEAEHEKLADARRILALFEQLAPKRHRFIRQNELPQLLTGVEETLARHQAAGERLQEQLGSLELKQQQATTQLHTAEQAQREAEPRLAQARRDEDRLLHLQTDLAPIRREAEQIQAASNEAASRLQQLQARQQHGAQQLQELATQLDTSAALQPLCAAWNGYRPRLQQAVQLAARLQQGRAELPGLEQRAQATETEQNTARTALDELQAQIGGEVSEQLSRLNQQLEQWRQAERDTEALLSTWSSQQSLLARQTELHKESGRLQAEQEQLIPAGKQARSERDAAEQALKLTLELLERQRLARSENVEALRAALVPGEPCPVCGSGEHPWHQADALLAALHQQDESEVERARQALQAQDQRLQELRDRHTELSTNLKQVQLRQTETAAELDALRPTLEASALYADLIRQPEAERTQWLTGELDRLRTQIASASQSQAHLLTLQQRGESLRNAWQTAQDQAREAAQQLAQQRDALARDSQRLEDELTDFAELLPGERLSRWRENPAHSFMALDSEIATRQQQLQAQAELTDEQRHLEKEMEVALRDQHNLLDQQKACATRLAERESQLEACRQSLRSNLGEQTSAGDWQQQLDAALQLARQQQTDIQHQLNETRIELTRLTSEQQGCSERREELLRERDALAEELNAWRAAHPELDDASFAQLLHMDDGLLDEARQRLQQNTEALTRCRERLEGCSQRLADHQARYPDAPDAEALAQQHTAQLASCEQAERSCTETRAALLEDDRRRQQSQALLTEIEAARAEHQRWGRIAALIGSSDGGAFRKIAQAYNLDLLVQHANVQLRQLARRYRLKRGGSPLGLLVLDTEMGDELRSVHSLSGGETFLVSLALALGLASMASSKLRIESLFIDEGFGSLDPESLQIAMDALDSLQAQGRKVAVISHVAEMHERIPVQIQVQRQGNGQSGLKIVG, encoded by the coding sequence GTGAAGATCCTCGCCATCCGCCTGAAGAACCTCGCCTCGCTGGCCGGCGACCAAGTCATCGACTTTACCGCCGAGCCGCTGGCCAGCGCCGGCCTGTTCGCCATCACCGGCCCGACCGGCGCCGGCAAGAGCACCATCCTCGACGCCCTGTGCCTGGCGCTGTTCGGCAGCACGCCGCGGCTCGATAACGTCTCGCCGCTGAACAAGGTGCCCGACGGCGATGCCGAGATCGGTGGCGGCGACGAGCGCAACCTGCTGCGGCGCGGCTGTGGCAGCGGCTACGCCGAGGTGGATTTCGTCGGTGTCGACGGCCATCGCTACCGCGCCCGCTGGGAGGTCAAGCGCGCCCGCGAGAAGGTCGACGGCCGCCTGCAGGCCAGCAGTCAGAGCCTGCAGGATCTCGACAGCGGCCAGCTGCTGGCCAGCGGCAAGAAACGCGAATTCAAGGAGCTGCTGGAGACCCGCCTGGGTCTCACCCTGGCGCAGTTCACCCGCGCCGTGCTACTGGCCCAGAGCGAGTTTTCCGCCTTTCTCAAGGCCGACGACAACGAGCGCGGCACCCTGCTGGAAAAACTTACCGACACCGGCCTCTACAGCCGCCTCGGCCAGGCTGCCTTCGAGGCCGCCAAGCAGGCGAAGGAAAAACTCACTCAGCTGGAACAGCAGCTCGGCGGCCTGCAGCCGCTGGAACCTGAGGCGCGGCAAGCCTTGGAAGCCCGTTATGACGAGCAGCAAGGCGAGCTGAAAGCCGTCCAGCAACAGCTCAAGGCCCTAGAGCAGCAACGCCAGTGGCTCACCGACCTGACGCGTCTGCAGGCCGAGCGCGATGGCACCCAGGCGCAGCTGCAGGAAGCCGAGGCCGAACATGAAAAGCTGGCCGACGCCCGGCGCATCCTCGCGCTATTCGAGCAGCTTGCGCCAAAGCGTCACCGCTTTATTCGCCAGAACGAGCTGCCGCAATTGTTGACCGGGGTCGAAGAAACCCTGGCCCGGCATCAGGCAGCCGGCGAGCGTCTGCAGGAACAGCTCGGCAGTCTCGAGCTGAAACAGCAACAGGCCACGACGCAACTGCACACCGCCGAACAGGCGCAACGGGAAGCGGAGCCCCGGCTGGCCCAGGCGCGCCGCGACGAAGACCGCCTGCTCCACTTGCAAACCGACCTTGCACCGATCCGCCGGGAAGCCGAACAGATTCAGGCTGCCAGCAACGAGGCGGCGTCCAGACTGCAACAACTCCAGGCGCGACAGCAGCACGGCGCGCAGCAACTTCAGGAGCTGGCCACGCAGCTGGACACCAGCGCCGCCCTGCAACCTCTGTGCGCAGCCTGGAACGGTTACCGTCCTCGTCTCCAACAAGCGGTGCAGCTGGCCGCGCGCCTGCAACAGGGACGTGCGGAACTGCCGGGGCTGGAGCAACGCGCCCAGGCCACCGAAACCGAGCAGAACACGGCACGCACCGCGCTCGATGAGCTGCAGGCCCAGATCGGCGGCGAAGTGAGCGAGCAGCTCAGCCGGCTAAACCAGCAGCTGGAACAGTGGCGGCAGGCCGAACGCGATACCGAAGCGCTGCTTAGCACCTGGAGCAGTCAGCAGAGCCTGCTTGCGCGCCAGACCGAGCTGCACAAGGAATCCGGCCGCCTGCAGGCCGAACAGGAACAACTGATACCGGCCGGTAAGCAGGCCCGCAGCGAGCGCGACGCAGCGGAACAGGCGCTCAAGCTCACTCTGGAGCTGCTCGAGCGCCAACGCCTGGCCCGCAGTGAAAACGTCGAAGCCTTGCGCGCCGCCCTGGTACCCGGCGAGCCCTGTCCGGTCTGTGGCAGTGGCGAGCACCCCTGGCATCAGGCCGACGCACTGCTGGCCGCACTCCATCAGCAGGATGAAAGCGAAGTCGAGCGTGCCCGTCAGGCGCTGCAGGCCCAGGATCAGCGCCTGCAGGAACTGCGTGACCGCCATACCGAACTCAGCACCAACCTCAAGCAGGTCCAGCTGCGCCAGACGGAGACGGCCGCCGAGCTGGATGCGTTGCGGCCGACGCTGGAGGCGTCAGCGCTGTATGCCGACCTGATCAGGCAGCCGGAAGCCGAGCGCACGCAATGGCTGACCGGCGAACTGGACAGGCTCCGGACCCAGATCGCCAGCGCCAGCCAGTCACAGGCTCATCTGCTGACGCTGCAGCAACGCGGCGAATCCTTGCGAAACGCCTGGCAAACCGCTCAGGACCAGGCCCGGGAGGCCGCTCAGCAACTGGCGCAGCAACGCGACGCCCTGGCCCGCGATAGCCAACGGCTGGAAGACGAGCTGACCGACTTCGCCGAGCTGCTACCCGGCGAGCGACTCAGTCGCTGGCGCGAGAACCCGGCTCACAGCTTCATGGCGCTGGACAGCGAAATCGCCACCCGCCAGCAGCAGTTGCAGGCCCAGGCCGAGCTGACCGACGAGCAGCGCCATCTCGAAAAGGAAATGGAAGTCGCTCTGCGCGACCAGCACAACCTGCTGGACCAGCAGAAGGCCTGCGCCACACGTCTTGCCGAACGCGAAAGTCAGCTGGAAGCCTGTCGACAGAGCCTGCGCAGCAACCTGGGCGAGCAGACCAGCGCCGGAGACTGGCAGCAGCAACTGGACGCGGCACTGCAGCTGGCCCGCCAGCAGCAGACGGATATCCAGCACCAGCTCAACGAGACCCGGATCGAACTGACCCGCCTCACCAGCGAGCAGCAGGGCTGCAGCGAGCGCCGCGAAGAATTGCTGCGCGAGCGCGACGCCCTGGCCGAGGAACTCAACGCCTGGCGCGCTGCGCACCCGGAACTGGACGACGCCTCCTTCGCACAACTGCTGCACATGGATGACGGTCTGCTCGACGAGGCGCGTCAGCGCCTGCAGCAGAACACCGAAGCCCTGACCCGCTGCCGCGAGCGTCTGGAAGGTTGTAGCCAGCGGCTAGCTGACCATCAGGCCCGGTATCCCGACGCGCCGGACGCCGAAGCGCTGGCGCAGCAACACACCGCGCAGTTGGCCAGCTGTGAACAGGCCGAGCGAAGCTGCACGGAAACCCGCGCCGCGCTGCTGGAGGACGACCGCCGTCGACAGCAGAGCCAGGCCCTGCTAACCGAGATCGAGGCGGCACGGGCCGAGCATCAGCGCTGGGGCCGCATCGCCGCGCTGATCGGCTCCAGCGATGGCGGCGCCTTCCGCAAGATCGCCCAGGCCTACAACCTCGACTTGCTGGTGCAACACGCCAACGTCCAGCTGCGTCAGCTGGCGCGCCGCTATCGCCTCAAGCGCGGCGGCAGCCCGCTGGGGCTGCTGGTGCTGGACACCGAGATGGGCGACGAGCTGCGCTCGGTGCATTCGCTGTCGGGCGGCGAAACCTTCCTCGTCTCGCTGGCCCTGGCGCTGGGCCTGGCCTCCATGGCCTCGAGCAAGCTGCGGATCGAATCGCTGTTTATCGATGAGGGCTTCGGCAGCCTCGACCCCGAGTCGCTGCAGATCGCCATGGACGCGCTGGATTCGCTACAGGCCCAGGGGCGCAAGGTGGCGGTCATCAGCCACGTGGCGGAGATGCATGAGCGCATTCCGGTGCAGATTCAGGTGCAGCGCCAGGGCAACGGGCAGAGCGGGCTAAAGATCGTCGGCTGA
- a CDS encoding exonuclease SbcCD subunit D C-terminal domain-containing protein, whose protein sequence is MRLIHTSDWHLGQTLHGQERDYEHAQFLAWLLDQLVAHQADALLIAGDVFDTVNPPLKAQERLYDFIVRAHERLPQLDIVMIAGNHDSGGRIELPAPLMRRLNAHAVGRISWVAEGELDHQRLCVPLHDSRGQVAAWCLTLPFLRPAEVTGFGGSDDYMAGIASVHERLIAAAQAQRQPGQALVAMSHAHMAGGAVSEESERNIVIGNAEALPASLFPESVAYVALGHLHKPQQVAGQARIRYSGSPLPLSFAEVNYPHQVLLVEFEGETLKGVESLPVPRAVEMIRIGRAPLAEVIAQLEALPPVGLFDDNLPWLEVRVQLEEPLPDLRQRIETAISGKACRLVRIASEYAGKRGEAESEVLVGLDQINPQELFARAWEEQFGNPPDEQALDDFATLLQQVEFDTEADQ, encoded by the coding sequence ATGCGCCTGATCCACACCTCCGACTGGCACCTCGGCCAGACCCTCCACGGCCAGGAACGCGACTATGAACACGCGCAGTTCCTGGCCTGGCTGCTCGACCAGCTGGTAGCACACCAGGCGGATGCCCTGCTTATCGCCGGCGATGTCTTCGATACCGTCAACCCGCCGTTGAAAGCCCAGGAGCGGCTCTACGACTTCATCGTCCGCGCCCACGAACGGCTGCCGCAGCTCGACATCGTGATGATCGCCGGCAACCACGATTCCGGCGGGCGCATCGAGCTGCCGGCGCCGCTGATGCGCCGCCTCAATGCCCACGCGGTGGGCCGCATCAGCTGGGTCGCCGAGGGCGAGCTCGATCATCAGCGCCTGTGCGTGCCGCTACACGACTCCCGCGGCCAGGTCGCGGCCTGGTGCCTGACCCTGCCCTTCCTGCGTCCGGCCGAGGTCACCGGTTTCGGCGGCAGCGACGACTACATGGCCGGCATTGCCAGCGTCCACGAGCGGCTGATTGCCGCCGCCCAGGCGCAGCGCCAACCGGGCCAGGCGCTGGTCGCCATGAGCCATGCACACATGGCCGGCGGCGCCGTGTCGGAAGAATCCGAGCGCAACATTGTCATCGGTAACGCCGAGGCGCTGCCGGCCAGCCTGTTTCCCGAGTCGGTCGCCTACGTCGCCCTCGGTCATCTGCACAAGCCACAGCAGGTCGCCGGGCAGGCGCGCATCCGCTACAGCGGCTCGCCGCTGCCGCTGTCCTTCGCCGAGGTGAACTACCCGCATCAGGTGCTGCTGGTGGAGTTCGAGGGCGAGACCTTGAAAGGCGTCGAGAGCCTGCCGGTGCCACGGGCGGTGGAAATGATCCGCATTGGCCGCGCGCCGCTGGCCGAGGTCATCGCGCAGCTGGAAGCCCTGCCGCCCGTGGGGCTGTTCGACGACAACCTGCCCTGGCTGGAAGTACGCGTGCAGCTGGAGGAGCCGCTGCCGGACCTGCGCCAGCGCATCGAGACGGCGATCAGCGGCAAGGCCTGCCGCCTGGTGCGCATCGCCAGCGAATACGCCGGCAAGCGCGGCGAGGCCGAGTCCGAGGTGCTGGTCGGGCTCGACCAGATCAACCCGCAGGAGCTGTTCGCCCGCGCCTGGGAAGAACAGTTCGGCAACCCGCCTGACGAACAGGCGCTGGACGACTTCGCCACGTTGCTGCAACAAGTCGAATTCGACACGGAGGCCGACCAGTGA